The Camelus ferus isolate YT-003-E chromosome 34, BCGSAC_Cfer_1.0, whole genome shotgun sequence sequence aaattttataatcTCTGGCCGCTGTGTGTGTTTTGAGACGACTGGGTACTAGCTTTGCTGCTTTATGGGtagaggtgggagggtgggaccGGGCCCCTCTGAAGAGAGGGGACAGTGTGGTATATTGACAAATCACGTAAGTTCCAGGCCCTTGGGGAGGGGTCCCTTGGTCTCCCCAAGGACCCAGGGAAGGAGCCTCATGGAGTCAGGGCCTGGGTGTTTGGACTTTGGAGAAAGGAGGGCAATAGGGGTGTAGGGAAGATGGGTTTCGTGCCACCAGAACCATGGAATGCTGGAAGACCTGGGTTTTATACCCCTCTGCCACCCTGGCTGGATTACAGACACGAGCCAGGGTCAGGTTAGCTCGGAGCTCAGCCTCAGACCCGGAAAGTTCGGTCCAGGtgccagcctccagcccagcGGTTCATTGGCTTCCTCCgtgccctcccccgccccgctgACCTCTGCCCCTTCCGCTGAGCCGTCTTATTGGCTGCTCCGCGTCCCCCTGGCGCCTCATTGGCTCTTCTCCTTCGCCCTCCATCCGTGCTCTCGCACGGGTCTCCATCTCCCGGCAGACGGCGCAGCCATGAATCCGTTATTCGGCCCgaacctcttcctcctccagcaggagcagcagggccTGGCCGGGCAGCTGGGGGACCCTCTGGGAGGCGACCACTTGGCCGGCGGCGGGGACGTGCCCCCGGCGCCGCTCGCCCCTGCCGGCCCGAGTCCCTACTCGCCGCCCGGGCCGGGCCCGGCGCCCCCCGCCGCCATGGCGCTCCGCAACGACTTGGGCTCCAACATCAACGTGCTCAAGACCCTGAACCTCCGCTTTCGCTGCTTCTTGGCCAAGGTGCACGAGCTGGAGCGCCGCAACCGGCTGCTGGAGAAGCAGCTGCAGCAGGCGCTGGAGGAGGGTAAGCAGGGCCGGTGGGGCCTGGCTCGCCGCGACCAGGCCGTGCAGACCGGCTTCGTCAGCCCCGTCcggcccctggggctgcccctgggcgcccGGCCGGCCACCGTCTGCACCCCGTCGGCGCGAGTGCTGGGCTCGCCCGCGCGGTCGCCCGCCGGCCCCCTCGCGCCCTCCGCCGTCTGCCACCCGGCGCCCTCCACCTCCACCGCCTACTCCTCGTCTGCCCGCTTCATGCCCGGCACGATCTGGTCCTTCTCTCACCGCCGGCTCGGGCCGGGACTGGAGCCCACTCTGGTGCAAGGGCCTGGCCTGTCGTGGGTGCACCCGGACGGGGTGGGCGTCCAGATCGACACCATCACCCCCGAGATCCGCGCGCTCTACAACGTGCTGGCTAAAGTGAAGCGCGAGCGGGACGAGTACAAACGGAGGTAGGGACGGGGAAGGCGGGGACCCGGCCCAGCGTCAGGCCACCCTCGGGCCGGTGCTAGGTGTGAGTCCAGGAGCGGAGAGCAGCTGGGCCCGAGAATCGGGGAGGAGTAAAGAAGAGTAGAGCTCCTGCTGTGTAAGGAGGAGCTTGAAGGCGATAGCCGGATGCTAGAATCTACAGAGAATGCAGAAGTCAGACTCATGACAGGAAGAAGAGTAGGAGCAGAATCCTGTGGGGAACCCATGTTTTCcttctggcttttctttctgtctcagctATGCTGCAGTGCTTGGATGATGGTGTAAACTGTGGAGATTTTGTCAGGTGTGAAAAAGGACATGGGTCTGAGGGGTCACATCTGGGCTACTGCTGACCCCCGCCAGTCCCAGGCCTCGGAGTGATTTTATGATTTAAGCTCCGCATACTGATAGGAAGTAAGAGAAAAAGGGTGCAGCTTCAAGTTGGGAGTCTAAGTGAAATGAGAAGGGGCCGGGAAGGGGAGGCTGCACCTTGCAGTGGGGGATCCTGCCGCTGCCCAGGGTTTCCCAAAGTACTGTCCACAGAAGCCGCATGCCCACTCTAGTTCCAGCCAAAAGGCTCTGGGGACCTCAGCAGTTCTGGAAGTTGGtcaaaaaaaaggaggggaaagaaaaagtaaagggaaTTCCttagggaaagaggaagggatggaTAGTGGGCGTAGGGctagtgaaaactgggggatgggaAAGTGCAGAGCGGAAGGCAGAGGACTCTTGAAGAGGGCAGCAGAGACCCGAGTAGGAGAAAGTTGGGAATAGGAGCACACCCGTGATGTAAGGCAGCTGGGGCAGGCCCCGTCACGCTGAGGATGAAGAGCTGGCTTTCAGGGGGAACCCCGCACGGTAGCAcaaggggccagggaggggacaCGATGCTGGAGTGCTGGCTGCACCCAAGTGGATTCCTTAGAGGGCTGATAACCAGGCCGCTGGGACAGGAGCATGAGCACAGCCAGAACGTTGTAGACTGTGACCAGGATGCCATAGTTGAAGAGGGAGGAGATGACAGGTCAGAAGGAGGCTTTGGTTTGGGGGCCTTCAGGTTTAACCTCTTACTGAGCTACTCTGGGCAGGCCTTGTGGGCCTGCCTGGGAATTACCCTTGCGGCCCAGCGGGGCAGAGATTTGTGTCTGGTGAGGACTGACCGAATCTTCTGGGAAATGCCTGCTGGGCCTGGGGATGACTTTCAGGAATCTGTTACCTGCTAGAATCTAGCAGATCACAGGTCAGCAGGCTTTCTGAGGTTGAGTCCTGTCATGCTGCCTGGCTTCCTTAGCTGTAGTCCATGTTTTAGGTGTCTTTGGGAGTCTCAGTTATCCTAAAACCATCCTTCAGATGCCCAGCCCTAACCCCTGCGGGAATTAATTAACACAGTCAGCAGTGGAACAGGGACAGTTCTGGAATATGTCCATAACCACAGGAACAACTGCTGTTCTtaggggccttttttttttttaaactgaaagagTGTTTGTCCTTGGTCCAGCTGTCCAGGGCAGCAAAGAGTTATTCCTCGGGGACTGATGAGCTCATGGCTCTGCAGTGCACTGCTGTGCAGAGGGCCCCACGGCCAGACTTGGACGGTATGTGACACTGGCAGTTACTCATTCTTCCACCCCAGATCCCCTGCCCTCGTTCTGTTCTCTTTGTAGCAACGCTATCTCCCGTCTGTAGCCCAGAAGACATGGGCATACTTTAAGCACTAAACTGAGAAGGAGCCGAGGCCTCCTGGTTCTGTGTTCAGCCCCCTGCCTCACGTGACCGTGGGTGGGTCTCTCTTTCCTGGACTCAGTTTTTCCTAGTATAGGAGTGGCCCCTGCTTCTTCATCCCACTCTGGAATGCTGTTCATTTGGAAGAGAGGTGTTTGCTCAATGTAGAATACATGGAAATTGCCCCAGTTCTCCCCATGTTTAGAGAACCTTGTAAGTGAGACCAGACTTGAATGGAGGTCAAAATGAACCTATCTGTGGGGAAGTCTGGCTAGAGTACAAACTGAATTCTAGTGAGCTTCCAAGTGATTAATTTCCAGACCTTTTCTTTTGCCCCGTAGGATTTTATTAATCTTAATAATCCTTACCTAACTTCCTTACTTATGTTTCTACCTGAAACAGTTGAGTTCACTGCCCTAGCC is a genomic window containing:
- the IFFO1 gene encoding intermediate filament family orphan 1 isoform X10, with translation MNPLFGPNLFLLQQEQQGLAGQLGDPLGGDHLAGGGDVPPAPLAPAGPSPYSPPGPGPAPPAAMALRNDLGSNINVLKTLNLRFRCFLAKVHELERRNRLLEKQLQQALEEGKQGRWGLARRDQAVQTGFVSPVRPLGLPLGARPATVCTPSARVLGSPARSPAGPLAPSAVCHPAPSTSTAYSSSARFMPGTIWSFSHRRLGPGLEPTLVQGPGLSWVHPDGVGVQIDTITPEIRALYNVLAKVKRERDEYKRRWEEEYTVRLQLQERVNELQEEAQEADACQEELAMKVEQLKAELVVFKGLMSNNLSELDTKIQEKAMKVDMDICRRIDITAKLCDVAQQRNCEDMIRMFQKKLIWTRDSGSALSTSCLPPPCSPKRPSRFSHSLERLFLEKKPPEPSAHLPVATASRFSLILLLCFLCFFSVFLLVCSPVPIRVCLPVSATLVSLYLSCNRVFSLSAHPPLPLVHASLPAHLPAGAHRPSPHAPGLVSVVSALVSH
- the IFFO1 gene encoding intermediate filament family orphan 1 isoform X11 is translated as MNPLFGPNLFLLQQEQQGLAGQLGDPLGGDHLAGGGDVPPAPLAPAGPSPYSPPGPGPAPPAAMALRNDLGSNINVLKTLNLRFRCFLAKVHELERRNRLLEKQLQQALEEGKQGRWGLARRDQAVQTGFVSPVRPLGLPLGARPATVCTPSARVLGSPARSPAGPLAPSAVCHPAPSTSTAYSSSARFMPGTIWSFSHRRLGPGLEPTLVQGPGLSWVHPDGVGVQIDTITPEIRALYNVLAKVKRERDEYKRRWEEEYTVRLQLQERVNELQEEAQEADACQEELAMKVEQLKAELVVFKGLMSNNLSELDTKIQEKAMKVDMDICRRIDITAKLCDVAQQRNCEDMIRMFQKLIWTRDSGSALSTSCLPPPCSPKRPSRFSHSLERLFLEKKPPEPSAHLPVATASRFSLILLLCFLCFFSVFLLVCSPVPIRVCLPVSATLVSLYLSCNRVFSLSAHPPLPLVHASLPAHLPAGAHRPSPHAPGLVSVVSALVSH